In the genome of Acetobacter oryzifermentans, one region contains:
- the trpE gene encoding anthranilate synthase component I encodes MSITARIAPSPSRQQCEAAWAQGQPSVVFSVEAADLLTPVSAYLRLARFDGGTGKNTLLLESVEGGTSRGRYSVIALKPDIIWTCHNGQITLNESPENPDIAPRILTEKPLESLRALIHATRMELPEGVPPMVAGLFGYLGYDMVRQMEHLPDAPPDDLNLPESILMRPGLFAVFDTVSDELILAAPVRPQKDETAAQAWDKAQDLLRRARECLSGALPPLPKQTENLPEPAEPRSSFSKDEFCQAVERIQDYIAAGDAFQVVPSQRFSTPFPLPSLALYRTLRRINPAPFLFHLDFGDFSLVGSSPEILVRLQDGTMTVRPLAGTRPRGKTAEEDLRLEKDLLADQKELAEHLMLIDLGRNDVGRVSIPGTVKVTERFVIERFSHVMHISSNVQGTLKPELEALDALVAAFPAGTLTGAPKIRAMEIIDEVERTRRATYAGCIGYFGAGGNMDTCIGLRMAVVKDGQMHVQAGCGVVADSVPETEYEETRHKARAVFRAAEAALEQARAGRS; translated from the coding sequence ATGAGCATTACCGCACGCATTGCGCCTTCACCCTCTCGCCAGCAGTGTGAAGCCGCTTGGGCGCAAGGCCAGCCTTCTGTTGTGTTTTCTGTAGAAGCAGCAGATTTGCTGACACCTGTTTCAGCCTACCTGCGCCTTGCGCGCTTTGATGGTGGCACCGGCAAAAACACGTTGTTGCTGGAAAGTGTGGAAGGTGGCACATCGCGCGGGCGGTATTCTGTTATTGCCCTCAAGCCAGATATTATCTGGACCTGCCATAACGGGCAGATCACGCTGAATGAAAGCCCGGAAAACCCGGATATTGCACCGCGTATTCTTACAGAAAAGCCATTGGAAAGCCTGCGCGCCCTGATCCATGCCACGCGCATGGAGCTGCCCGAAGGCGTTCCTCCAATGGTTGCGGGTCTGTTTGGATATTTGGGCTATGACATGGTGCGCCAGATGGAGCATCTGCCAGATGCGCCACCGGATGATCTGAACCTGCCTGAATCTATTCTCATGCGCCCCGGTCTTTTTGCTGTGTTTGACACGGTAAGCGATGAGCTGATTCTGGCCGCGCCTGTTCGCCCACAAAAAGATGAAACCGCAGCACAGGCTTGGGATAAAGCGCAAGATCTGCTGCGCCGTGCGCGCGAATGCCTGTCAGGAGCGCTGCCGCCTTTACCAAAACAGACAGAAAACCTGCCAGAACCGGCTGAACCGCGTTCCTCCTTCAGTAAGGATGAGTTCTGTCAGGCCGTTGAGCGTATTCAGGATTATATTGCGGCTGGCGATGCCTTTCAGGTTGTCCCCAGCCAGCGTTTTTCTACGCCGTTTCCGCTTCCATCTCTGGCGCTGTACCGTACGCTACGGCGTATTAATCCAGCGCCATTTCTGTTCCATCTGGATTTTGGTGATTTCTCACTTGTTGGGTCCTCGCCCGAAATTCTGGTACGCTTGCAGGATGGTACCATGACGGTACGCCCGCTTGCTGGCACACGCCCGCGCGGCAAAACGGCGGAAGAAGACCTGCGGCTTGAAAAAGATCTTCTGGCCGACCAGAAAGAACTGGCCGAGCATCTGATGCTGATAGACCTTGGCCGTAATGATGTGGGCCGTGTGAGTATTCCCGGCACGGTGAAAGTGACAGAACGATTCGTGATTGAGCGTTTCAGCCACGTCATGCACATTTCTTCCAACGTGCAAGGCACACTCAAGCCGGAACTGGAAGCGCTGGATGCCCTTGTGGCCGCTTTTCCCGCAGGCACACTAACAGGTGCGCCCAAAATCCGCGCCATGGAAATTATTGATGAAGTAGAACGCACCCGCCGCGCCACCTACGCCGGGTGCATTGGCTATTTTGGCGCTGGCGGCAACATGGATACGTGCATTGGGCTGCGCATGGCCGTTGTAAAAGACGGGCAAATGCATGTGCAAGCTGGCTGCGGCGTAGTGGCAGACAGTGTGCCAGAAACAGAATATGAAGAAACACGCCATAAAGCCCGCGCCGTATTTCGCGCCGCAGAAGCCGCGTTGGAACAGGCAAGGGCAGGGCGTTCTTAA